A window from Corynebacterium accolens encodes these proteins:
- a CDS encoding SNG1 family protein — MEWLAIALGILSTSLLTAGLAAVIGTAGVGIGEVLTIFLDNPLSGLATGPWLLSAGWVTLGQWMPIGATGYLVRSLSYFDGQGAGHAWWVFAAWIAVGFALLMWDRSASDTESSAGQVSSES, encoded by the coding sequence ATGGAATGGTTGGCCATCGCACTGGGTATTCTTTCCACCTCATTGCTCACGGCAGGCCTAGCTGCGGTGATCGGTACCGCAGGTGTGGGAATTGGCGAGGTGCTGACTATCTTCCTTGACAACCCACTCTCAGGCCTAGCCACCGGACCATGGTTGCTCTCTGCTGGCTGGGTTACCTTGGGGCAGTGGATGCCCATTGGCGCTACGGGGTACCTCGTTCGTTCCTTGTCCTATTTTGATGGCCAAGGCGCAGGACACGCGTGGTGGGTATTCGCGGCCTGGATAGCAGTAGGCTTCGCATTACTCATGTGGGACCGGTCTGCCAGCGATACAGAATCGAGTGCGGGCCAGGTGAGCTCGGAAAGTTAG
- a CDS encoding DUF7446 family protein produces MSKYGIQNALFTDAIHIGELNKTGTAFTSKEDHKDGAIAAVADYITQKHNGQFIAEYADGTTYTITVQRGIHPNE; encoded by the coding sequence ATGAGTAAATACGGAATCCAAAACGCCCTATTCACCGACGCAATCCACATAGGCGAGCTCAATAAGACTGGCACCGCATTCACCTCCAAAGAGGACCACAAAGACGGAGCCATCGCCGCCGTCGCCGACTACATCACCCAAAAACACAACGGCCAATTCATAGCCGAATACGCCGACGGCACCACCTACACCATCACCGTTCAGAGAGGAATCCACCCTAATGAGTAA
- a CDS encoding DUF4300 family protein has product MMRFSYLAVPTVTACLLLAACSNPDSGETNQAANSSDSASTSSAGAQSKAASEQHTEIPTADADAAQLLAGXTISNLVDKQXQEXXRTALAGAGXPQQXIDGFFELVDEYNTAVPTDSMVTEGFAEYRKQDPEYDVEAISKAWNDHHADYVGTNCRINTFTLADSLFSVDDQDNPNDSLLFLDQQSLDNAPDQIFDEAERAKFEAFYGNVETTMEQDPGQHIADIKAYFKDRGIEFADTDARVVSVFSHDTLTEPATLFIGHTGVAVPYEDGYLFLEKLAFDMPYQAVTVKDMQQLNDYLMHKYDDGPDLEYGQPIIFDNDDVIEGMRYAKK; this is encoded by the coding sequence ATGATGCGCTTTTCCTACCTGGCTGTCCCTACCGTGACAGCGTGTTTATTGTTAGCGGCTTGCTCGAATCCAGATAGTGGGGAGACGAATCAGGCTGCGAATAGTTCCGACTCTGCGTCGACCTCCAGTGCCGGCGCACAGTCAAAGGCGGCGAGCGAACAGCACACGGAGATTCCGACCGCAGATGCCGATGCGGCGCAGCTACTGGCGGGGRTGACTATTAGCAATCTCGTCGATAARCAAWCGCAAGAGGKGGSCCGCACTGCGCTTGCCGGTGCCGGAGKGCCACAACAAARCATCGATGGCTTTTTTGAGCTGGTAGACGAATACAACACTGCTGTACCGACGGACAGCATGGTGACCGAAGGCTTCGCGGAGTACAGGAAGCAGGACCCAGAATACGATGTGGAGGCCATTTCAAAGGCGTGGAATGACCACCATGCGGATTATGTGGGTACCAATTGCCGCATCAATACCTTTACCCTGGCGGATTCGCTCTTTTCCGTTGATGACCAGGACAACCCCAATGACTCCTTGTTGTTCCTAGACCAACAGTCCCTAGACAACGCGCCGGATCAAATCTTTGATGAAGCCGAGCGCGCCAAGTTTGAGGCCTTCTATGGGAATGTGGAAACTACCATGGAGCAAGATCCCGGACAGCACATTGCCGATATCAAGGCTTATTTTAAAGACCGCGGCATCGAGTTTGCGGATACAGATGCCCGAGTGGTGTCGGTATTCTCGCACGATACCTTGACAGAACCGGCCACGCTTTTCATCGGGCATACCGGCGTTGCCGTGCCGTATGAGGATGGCTACCTATTCTTGGAGAAGCTTGCCTTCGACATGCCTTATCAGGCGGTGACGGTGAAGGATATGCAGCAGCTTAATGATTACCTGATGCATAAATACGATGACGGCCCCGATCTGGAATACGGCCAACCCATTATCTTTGACAATGACGACGTGATAGAAGGAATGCGCTACGCCAAGAAGTAA
- a CDS encoding DUF3800 domain-containing protein — protein MLYSYVDESASQNDDYYLLSALILDEKGKSQLEKGLSDLLAAETEQGHLWGIEELHGYEIMQQKGDWSHVPFRLSINIYNRALSIINDSASALFVECINRRKQEKRYVRPFDPRDLAISFTLERVNEFCTGNEENSHVLLDDHYTAEESRKNFMKYRTDGTFGYKPSKLDRVTSFDFYDSKTRWGLQAADLCTYIANRVISKPSTNPKAVRLQNDMWNRIRTIREAGQIRIWP, from the coding sequence GTGTTATATTCCTACGTTGACGAATCAGCCTCCCAGAATGATGACTACTACCTACTGTCTGCGCTCATACTTGATGAAAAAGGTAAATCTCAGCTAGAAAAAGGCTTGTCAGATTTGCTAGCCGCAGAGACTGAACAAGGTCATCTCTGGGGAATTGAAGAGTTGCATGGCTACGAAATAATGCAACAGAAGGGCGACTGGTCGCACGTGCCCTTTCGTCTAAGCATCAATATTTACAATCGGGCGCTTAGCATCATCAACGATTCTGCCTCTGCGCTGTTTGTAGAATGCATCAACCGGCGCAAACAGGAAAAGCGGTACGTCCGCCCGTTTGACCCCCGAGATTTAGCGATTAGCTTCACTCTCGAGCGGGTTAATGAGTTCTGCACCGGGAACGAGGAAAATTCCCATGTTCTACTAGATGACCACTACACAGCGGAAGAATCCAGAAAGAACTTCATGAAATACCGAACCGATGGAACATTCGGCTACAAACCATCCAAACTTGACCGAGTAACATCTTTCGATTTCTACGATTCCAAAACTAGGTGGGGCTTACAGGCAGCTGATTTATGCACTTACATAGCCAACAGAGTCATTTCTAAACCGTCTACAAATCCCAAGGCTGTACGCCTCCAGAATGATATGTGGAATCGAATCAGAACGATAAGAGAAGCTGGACAAATTAGAATTTGGCCTTAA
- a CDS encoding putative PDDEXK endonuclease, which translates to MSRNRNTAKQAGARFERLIADHLRDNLDDRIDRRVKTGAKDCGDIANVRDSHNRRITIECKDYGGKLNLPQWTKEAHQEADNDNAHVGVVIAKRRGTTDPGKQWAIMEIEDLIKLLKSPGDVL; encoded by the coding sequence TTGAGCAGAAACAGAAACACCGCCAAACAAGCAGGCGCACGATTCGAACGCCTCATAGCCGACCACCTTCGAGACAACCTCGACGACCGCATAGACCGCCGAGTCAAAACCGGGGCTAAGGACTGCGGCGACATCGCCAACGTCCGCGACTCACACAACCGCCGAATCACCATCGAATGCAAGGACTACGGCGGCAAACTCAACCTCCCCCAATGGACCAAAGAAGCCCACCAAGAAGCCGACAACGACAACGCACACGTCGGCGTAGTCATCGCCAAGCGAAGAGGAACAACAGACCCCGGAAAACAGTGGGCAATTATGGAAATCGAAGACCTCATAAAACTACTTAAAAGCCCAGGTGATGTGCTATAA
- a CDS encoding SURF1 family cytochrome oxidase biogenesis protein — protein MLKTFLKPGWVLMLLFVVAFSYLAFSVLAPWQLGKDDDIVERNENITHAYEADPQPIDQVVDADGAISGDEWSRATLKGHYLPEDEVLLRLRPAGSGPSYQSLVPFRTDAGLTMLVNRGWVSAEEGNAVPDIPPAPSEEVTITGMVRSNEAEHKTAPITQEGYQQVYSIHTEQVGSLIGADLGQDYIQLSEDQPGVLNAMPIPQLDRGNHLSYGYQWIAFGIMAPLGLGYFIWSEIRERRRLREEEAAMQALDADAESLADAPTSNGEPGTAATAAADTNTDPAPLATELRNRSRYGDSKPDHYAKLKKRRRERY, from the coding sequence ATGCTAAAGACGTTCCTCAAGCCTGGCTGGGTGCTCATGCTGCTTTTCGTGGTGGCATTTTCCTACCTGGCCTTTAGTGTCCTTGCCCCGTGGCAACTGGGAAAGGACGATGACATTGTGGAGCGCAATGAAAACATCACCCACGCCTACGAGGCCGATCCGCAGCCGATTGACCAGGTCGTGGACGCTGACGGGGCCATCTCCGGCGATGAATGGTCCCGCGCCACTCTGAAGGGCCACTACCTGCCCGAGGATGAGGTGCTGCTTCGCCTGCGCCCCGCCGGTTCCGGCCCGTCCTATCAGTCCTTGGTTCCTTTCCGCACCGATGCGGGCCTGACCATGCTGGTTAACCGCGGTTGGGTCAGCGCTGAGGAGGGCAATGCGGTGCCGGATATTCCGCCCGCCCCCTCCGAGGAGGTAACGATTACCGGCATGGTGCGCTCGAATGAGGCCGAGCACAAAACCGCGCCCATCACGCAGGAGGGCTACCAGCAGGTCTATTCCATCCACACCGAGCAGGTGGGCTCGCTTATCGGTGCTGACTTAGGCCAAGACTATATCCAGCTCTCCGAGGACCAGCCGGGAGTCCTCAACGCCATGCCCATCCCGCAGCTCGACCGCGGCAACCACCTCTCCTACGGCTACCAGTGGATTGCCTTTGGCATCATGGCCCCGCTGGGTTTGGGCTACTTTATTTGGTCCGAGATTCGCGAGCGCCGCCGCCTGCGCGAAGAAGAAGCCGCCATGCAGGCCCTCGACGCGGATGCAGAATCGCTTGCCGATGCCCCAACCTCCAACGGCGAACCTGGCACCGCTGCCACTGCCGCTGCCGATACCAACACCGATCCGGCACCTCTCGCCACCGAGCTGCGCAACCGCTCCCGCTACGGCGATTCCAAGCCGGACCACTACGCCAAGCTGAAAAAGCGCCGCCGCGAGCGCTACTAA
- a CDS encoding DUF3052 domain-containing protein: MADAAVKLGIKEGQIALELGWDEDCDNTISESIEAVLGEDFLEEENDELCDVVLLWWREEDGDLVDGLVDASRPLADNGSVWLLTPGAGKPGTVEPGLISESAQLAGLVQTKAERFGEWQGSCLVQRGYTKK, translated from the coding sequence GTGGCTGACGCTGCAGTCAAGCTCGGAATCAAGGAAGGGCAAATCGCTCTAGAGCTTGGTTGGGACGAGGATTGTGACAACACAATCTCTGAATCGATCGAAGCCGTACTCGGTGAGGATTTCCTCGAAGAGGAAAATGATGAGCTGTGCGATGTAGTCCTTCTCTGGTGGCGCGAGGAAGACGGTGACCTCGTGGACGGCTTGGTGGATGCCAGTCGGCCGCTTGCAGACAATGGCTCCGTCTGGTTGCTGACTCCGGGTGCCGGCAAGCCGGGCACCGTCGAGCCTGGTCTCATCTCCGAATCGGCGCAGCTAGCCGGTTTGGTGCAGACCAAAGCTGAGCGCTTTGGCGAGTGGCAGGGTTCCTGCCTGGTACAGCGCGGCTACACCAAAAAATAG
- a CDS encoding helix-turn-helix domain-containing protein, giving the protein MKTLADMTAEERAEFVGMWCGYNRHTKGGEPSDFVIMIEDINEAGRVSCINPGAPEPKAWAPDPWMLTPRYDLPRAWHPNGQPPQPQYRTLEQVSDYTQLSVRTLRRYIAAGELTAYRAGRAIRLKPEDVDALFTRVKPRQEEA; this is encoded by the coding sequence ATGAAAACACTCGCAGACATGACCGCCGAGGAACGCGCCGAATTCGTAGGAATGTGGTGCGGCTATAACCGTCACACCAAAGGCGGCGAGCCGTCGGATTTCGTAATCATGATTGAGGATATTAACGAAGCGGGCCGCGTCTCATGCATCAATCCCGGAGCACCAGAACCTAAAGCATGGGCACCAGATCCATGGATGCTCACACCCCGATATGACCTACCACGCGCCTGGCACCCCAACGGACAGCCACCACAACCCCAATACCGGACCTTGGAACAAGTCTCTGACTACACACAGCTAAGCGTGCGCACCTTACGCCGCTATATTGCCGCAGGTGAATTGACCGCCTACCGCGCCGGGCGAGCAATCCGACTAAAGCCGGAAGATGTAGACGCACTGTTCACCCGCGTCAAACCAAGACAAGAAGAAGCATAA
- a CDS encoding dUTP diphosphatase, translated as MKLLFYSLDDGAAHPRQAYKDDAGIDLALKHDVSVPVGAHRVGDTGVKVAVPRGHVGMIFVRSSTGIKRKLVLSNGTGIIDSGFTGSIKISLHNTGDTTQHITAGDYIAQLVIIPIATNDIAEVRELPHTERGTNGIGSSN; from the coding sequence TTGAAATTGCTTTTTTATTCTCTTGATGATGGTGCGGCTCATCCGCGTCAGGCGTATAAGGATGATGCTGGTATTGACCTGGCGTTGAAGCATGACGTGAGTGTTCCGGTGGGTGCTCACAGGGTGGGGGATACTGGTGTAAAGGTTGCTGTGCCGCGGGGGCATGTGGGCATGATTTTTGTGCGTTCCAGCACCGGAATTAAACGAAAACTTGTTCTATCCAATGGTACCGGCATTATTGATAGTGGTTTCACCGGTTCCATCAAAATCAGTCTCCACAACACTGGCGACACCACCCAACACATCACTGCCGGCGACTACATCGCACAACTCGTCATCATCCCCATCGCCACCAACGACATTGCAGAAGTACGCGAACTGCCACACACCGAACGCGGCACCAACGGAATCGGAAGCAGCAACTAA
- the aceE gene encoding pyruvate dehydrogenase (acetyl-transferring), homodimeric type, translating into MAEKDPAKGDSNFPLIRDGVASYLHDSDPEETREWMDSLDGLLDHSDQERARYLMLRLLERATAKRVELPSLTSTDFVNTIPTNMEPEFPGDEELEKRYRRWIRWNAAIMVHRAQRPGIGVGGHISTYAGAAPLYEVGLNHFFKGKDDPSGGDQVFFQGHASPGMYARAYMEGRLSEEDLDGFRQEVSLGEGKGLPSYPHPRLMPWFWEFPTVSMGIGPMNAIYQARFNKYLETRGIKDTSKQHVWAFLGDGEMDEPESRGLLQTAALYELDNLTFVINCNLQRLDGPVRGNTQIIQELESFFRGAGWDVIKVIWGRGWDKLLDKDTEGALVNVMNTTSDGDYQTFKANDGAYVREHFFGRDERTAKLVEDVSDEEIWALRRGGHDYRKVYAAYARALENKGSGKPTVILAHTIKGYGLGHNFEGRNATHQMKKLTLEDLKNFRDKQEIPFSDEELEKDPYLPPYYHPGKDSPEIKYMLERRKELGGFLPERRTDFTPLEAPSLDKLRSVRKGSGKQEVATTMALVRTFKEVMRNKELGKRIVPIIPDEARTFGMDSWFPTMKIWNPRGQNYVPVDHDLMLSYREATDGQIMHEGISEAGAAASFTAAATSYATQGEAMIPLYIFYSMFGFQRTGDAFWAAGDQMGRGFIIGATAGRTTLTGEGLQHMDGHSPVLAATNPAVISYDPAFGFEVAHLVARGIERMYGEDNEPVMYYLTVYNEPVHQPAEPENLDVEGLHKGIYHFNTAEKGSTPANILASGVGVHEALRAQKMLAEDYDVKASLFSVTSWNELARDGARRNKEALRKGEEPSEAFATSQLKDFEGPFVGVSDFTTELQEQIRPYVPGTYITLGTDGFGFSDTREGARRFFNNDAESIVVAVLDGLARDGKIERSVVEKAASELQLDDPTAPNSGE; encoded by the coding sequence ATGGCCGAGAAGGACCCCGCCAAGGGCGATTCCAACTTCCCGCTTATCCGCGATGGTGTTGCATCGTACCTTCACGACAGCGACCCAGAAGAAACTCGCGAGTGGATGGATTCCCTCGATGGTCTGCTGGACCATTCTGACCAAGAGCGCGCGCGTTACCTGATGCTGCGCCTTCTGGAGCGCGCCACCGCCAAGCGCGTGGAGCTTCCCTCGTTGACGTCGACGGACTTCGTCAACACCATCCCCACCAACATGGAGCCGGAATTTCCTGGCGATGAAGAACTAGAAAAGCGCTACCGCCGCTGGATCCGCTGGAACGCTGCCATCATGGTGCACCGCGCACAGCGCCCCGGCATCGGCGTCGGCGGCCACATCTCCACCTACGCGGGTGCCGCCCCGCTGTACGAGGTTGGCCTCAACCACTTCTTCAAGGGCAAGGACGATCCTTCAGGCGGCGACCAGGTCTTCTTCCAAGGTCACGCCTCCCCGGGCATGTACGCCCGCGCCTACATGGAAGGTCGCCTCTCTGAGGAAGACCTCGACGGCTTCCGCCAGGAAGTCTCCCTCGGTGAAGGCAAGGGTCTGCCCTCCTACCCGCACCCGCGCCTGATGCCATGGTTCTGGGAGTTCCCCACCGTGTCCATGGGCATTGGCCCGATGAACGCCATTTACCAGGCACGCTTTAATAAGTACCTGGAAACCCGCGGCATCAAGGACACCTCCAAGCAGCACGTCTGGGCCTTCTTGGGCGATGGCGAGATGGACGAGCCAGAATCCCGCGGCCTGCTGCAAACCGCTGCGCTGTACGAGCTGGATAACCTCACCTTCGTGATTAACTGCAACCTGCAGCGCCTCGACGGCCCAGTGCGCGGTAATACCCAGATCATCCAAGAGCTGGAGTCCTTCTTCCGCGGCGCCGGCTGGGACGTCATCAAGGTCATCTGGGGCCGCGGCTGGGACAAGCTGCTGGACAAGGACACCGAAGGTGCCCTCGTCAACGTCATGAACACCACCTCTGACGGTGACTACCAGACCTTCAAGGCTAACGACGGCGCTTATGTGCGCGAGCACTTCTTCGGCCGCGATGAGCGCACCGCAAAGCTGGTAGAGGACGTCTCCGATGAGGAAATCTGGGCGCTGCGCCGCGGCGGCCACGACTACCGCAAGGTCTACGCAGCGTATGCCCGCGCCCTGGAGAACAAGGGCTCCGGCAAGCCGACCGTCATCTTGGCCCACACCATTAAGGGCTACGGCTTGGGCCACAACTTCGAGGGCCGCAACGCTACCCACCAGATGAAGAAGCTGACGCTGGAGGATCTCAAGAACTTCCGCGATAAGCAGGAGATTCCCTTCTCCGATGAAGAGCTGGAAAAGGATCCTTACCTGCCGCCGTACTACCACCCGGGCAAGGACTCCCCGGAGATCAAGTACATGTTGGAGCGCCGTAAAGAACTCGGCGGCTTCCTGCCTGAGCGTCGCACGGACTTCACCCCATTGGAAGCACCTTCCTTGGACAAGCTGCGCTCCGTGCGCAAGGGCTCTGGCAAGCAAGAAGTCGCTACCACCATGGCCTTGGTGCGCACCTTCAAGGAGGTCATGCGCAATAAGGAACTGGGCAAGCGCATCGTGCCCATCATCCCGGATGAGGCCCGTACCTTCGGCATGGACTCTTGGTTCCCCACCATGAAGATCTGGAACCCGCGCGGCCAGAACTACGTGCCGGTGGACCACGACCTAATGTTGTCCTACCGCGAGGCCACCGATGGCCAAATTATGCACGAGGGCATTTCTGAGGCCGGTGCGGCAGCATCCTTTACCGCCGCCGCTACCTCGTATGCCACCCAGGGCGAGGCCATGATCCCGCTGTACATCTTCTACTCGATGTTCGGCTTCCAGCGCACTGGCGATGCCTTCTGGGCCGCCGGCGACCAAATGGGCCGCGGCTTTATCATCGGTGCTACCGCCGGCCGCACCACCCTGACCGGTGAGGGCCTGCAGCACATGGATGGCCACTCCCCTGTCTTAGCAGCCACCAACCCGGCGGTCATTTCTTATGACCCAGCCTTCGGCTTCGAGGTTGCCCACCTGGTAGCCCGCGGTATCGAGCGCATGTACGGCGAGGACAACGAGCCGGTCATGTACTACCTCACCGTGTACAACGAGCCGGTACACCAGCCGGCCGAGCCGGAGAACTTGGACGTGGAGGGTCTGCACAAGGGCATCTACCACTTCAATACCGCCGAAAAGGGTTCCACCCCGGCCAATATCCTGGCCTCGGGCGTTGGCGTGCACGAAGCTCTTCGCGCACAGAAGATGCTGGCTGAGGACTACGATGTCAAGGCATCGCTGTTCTCCGTGACCTCCTGGAACGAGCTGGCCCGCGACGGTGCTCGCCGCAATAAGGAAGCGCTGCGCAAGGGCGAGGAGCCTTCCGAGGCATTCGCTACCTCCCAGCTCAAGGACTTCGAGGGCCCATTCGTTGGTGTCTCGGACTTCACCACCGAGCTGCAGGAACAAATTCGCCCCTACGTCCCAGGTACCTACATCACCTTGGGCACAGACGGCTTCGGCTTCTCCGATACGCGCGAGGGTGCCCGCCGCTTCTTCAACAACGACGCGGAATCCATCGTCGTCGCCGTGCTCGATGGCCTTGCCCGCGACGGCAAGATTGAGCGCTCCGTCGTAGAAAAGGCGGCCTCCGAGCTGCAGTTGGATGATCCAACTGCACCTAATAGCGGCGAGTAA
- a CDS encoding HAD-IIA family hydrolase, protein MISYLSDMDGVLIKEGEMIPGADKFIQTLKDNDIEYMVLTNNSMSTPRDLAARLRNTGLDIPAERIWTSATATANFLATQASSSKAYVVGESGLTTALHEAGWILTNDDADFVVLGETRTYSFEAITTAINLIRNGARFIATNPDVTGPAPEGVXPATGAVAGLITAATHREPYYVGKPNPVMMRSALNHIGAHSENTIMIGDRMDTDVKAGLEAGMRSILVRSGISDDREISRYPYRPTAVFKSVADIPDKIMDPFADEES, encoded by the coding sequence ATGATTTCTTACCTATCCGATATGGACGGCGTACTCATCAAGGAAGGGGAAATGATCCCCGGCGCTGATAAATTCATTCAAACGCTGAAAGATAACGACATTGAGTACATGGTGCTCACCAATAATTCCATGTCCACCCCGCGCGACTTGGCGGCACGGCTACGCAATACCGGACTTGATATTCCGGCCGAGCGTATCTGGACCTCCGCCACTGCGACGGCAAACTTCTTGGCCACCCAGGCCAGCTCCAGCAAGGCCTACGTCGTGGGAGAGTCCGGTCTGACTACTGCGCTGCACGAGGCCGGTTGGATCCTCACCAACGATGACGCCGATTTTGTGGTCCTTGGTGAAACCCGCACCTACTCCTTTGAGGCGATTACCACCGCTATCAACCTCATCCGTAATGGCGCCCGCTTCATCGCCACGAACCCAGACGTTACGGGTCCTGCYCCCGAGGGCGTGCYCCCAGCAACCGGCGCGGTGGCCGGATTGATCACCGCCGCTACCCACCGCGAGCCCTACTACGTGGGAAAGCCTAATCCTGTCATGATGCGCTCAGCGCTCAACCACATAGGCGCGCACTCTGAGAACACCATCATGATTGGTGACCGCATGGATACCGATGTGAAGGCGGGCTTAGAAGCAGGTATGCGCTCCATTTTGGTGCGCTCCGGCATTTCCGATGACCGCGAAATCTCCCGCTATCCTTACCGCCCAACCGCCGTGTTTAAGTCGGTTGCAGATATTCCCGATAAGATCATGGATCCCTTCGCCGACGAGGAATCTTAA
- a CDS encoding acyl carrier protein gives MANDLSAQLQAKFQGSAPDKNQNQARDTLSELIALIVKVTGTEAELGRDTALSDVGVESLELIELTVRAEELFKVRLTEETMLNCETIGDIADYLEDHQ, from the coding sequence ATGGCAAATGACCTCAGTGCCCAATTGCAGGCAAAGTTTCAGGGTTCTGCTCCGGATAAGAACCAAAACCAGGCTCGTGATACGTTGAGCGAGCTCATCGCCCTCATCGTCAAAGTCACCGGAACCGAGGCCGAACTTGGCAGGGACACCGCGCTTTCCGATGTCGGCGTGGAATCCCTCGAGCTTATAGAGCTCACCGTGCGTGCCGAAGAGCTCTTTAAGGTACGGCTTACTGAGGAAACAATGCTTAACTGCGAGACCATCGGCGATATCGCTGACTATTTGGAGGACCACCAATGA